From Pelomicrobium methylotrophicum, one genomic window encodes:
- a CDS encoding DUF3014 domain-containing protein has product MRNTIWWLTLLAALAVVIALFYPWGEKKVPQVQQPSPAAPPAPAPTPRAEAEPPIRHPIERARPPAEEAPPPAPLPPLKESDSALQEALASLFGTKRLADLFYLTDIVRRIVATVDNLPRKKVAARLLPMKPPAGQFVAAQGGGLLTISKENYRRYAPYVRLAEAVDTKKLAAVYVHFYPLFQQAYEDLGYPGKYFNDRLIEVIDHLLATPEPKEPIVLVQPHVLYQFADPRLEELSAGQKILLRMGHDNALIVKARLREIRQQVTGRMPAR; this is encoded by the coding sequence ATGAGAAACACGATCTGGTGGTTGACTCTGCTCGCTGCGTTGGCCGTCGTCATTGCGCTCTTCTATCCCTGGGGGGAAAAGAAGGTGCCGCAGGTTCAGCAGCCCAGTCCCGCGGCACCTCCGGCGCCAGCGCCGACGCCTCGAGCCGAGGCGGAACCGCCCATCCGACATCCCATCGAACGCGCACGACCTCCCGCGGAGGAAGCGCCGCCGCCGGCGCCCCTGCCGCCCCTCAAGGAGAGCGATAGCGCGCTGCAGGAAGCGCTGGCCAGCCTGTTTGGAACGAAGCGGCTCGCGGACCTCTTTTATCTCACGGACATCGTTCGCCGCATCGTGGCCACGGTCGACAACCTGCCTCGGAAGAAAGTGGCAGCACGGCTGCTGCCGATGAAGCCTCCTGCAGGGCAGTTCGTGGCGGCGCAGGGAGGAGGTCTGCTGACCATCAGCAAGGAGAATTATCGGCGCTACGCGCCTTACGTGCGGCTCGCGGAGGCGGTAGACACCAAGAAGCTCGCGGCGGTGTACGTCCACTTCTACCCCTTGTTCCAGCAGGCATACGAGGACCTGGGATATCCCGGCAAATACTTCAACGACCGCCTGATCGAGGTGATCGACCACCTGCTCGCGACGCCGGAGCCGAAGGAACCGATCGTCCTGGTACAGCCCCACGTGCTCTACCAGTTCGCCGACCCCAGGCTGGAGGAGCTTTCGGCCGGCCAGAAAATCCTCCTGCGCATGGGCCACGACAACGCGCTCATCGTTAAGGCGAGGTTGCGGGAGATCCGCCAGCAGGTGACCGGCCGGATGCCAGCGCGCTGA
- a CDS encoding Dps family protein, with product MTTARKNFHVGQTHQTQTQLAGSAVTALAEALNVLLADTFALYMKTKNFHWHVSGPHFRDYHLLLDEQANQILAMTDAIAERVRKIGGAALRSIGQIAKLQRLKDNDEAFVAPERMLGELAADNKALAGFLRAAHDLCDQHGDVATAGLIEVWIDEAEKRIWFLQEAGRTAGG from the coding sequence ATGACCACTGCGCGTAAGAATTTTCACGTCGGGCAAACGCATCAGACCCAGACTCAACTGGCAGGCAGCGCCGTCACGGCCCTGGCCGAGGCGTTGAATGTCCTGCTTGCGGACACCTTCGCCCTCTACATGAAAACGAAGAATTTCCATTGGCATGTGAGCGGGCCGCACTTCCGCGACTATCACCTGCTCCTCGACGAGCAGGCGAACCAGATCCTCGCGATGACGGACGCCATCGCAGAACGCGTGCGCAAGATCGGGGGCGCCGCCTTGCGTTCGATCGGCCAGATCGCGAAGCTGCAACGCCTGAAGGACAACGACGAGGCATTCGTCGCGCCGGAGCGCATGCTGGGCGAGCTCGCCGCCGACAACAAGGCGCTCGCCGGATTCCTGCGCGCCGCCCACGACCTCTGCGACCAGCACGGAGACGTGGCGACTGCGGGCCTGATCGAGGTCTGGATCGACGAGGCCGAAAAGCGGATATGGTTCCTCCAGGAGGCTGGCCGCACCGCCGGAGGCTAG
- a CDS encoding catalase → MKKPAVMTTAAGVPIADNQNSLTAGPRGPVLMADYQLMEKMAHFNRERVPERVVHAKGAGAYGTFTVTKDITRYTCAKLFEKIGKQTEVFVRFSTVAGELGSADTVRDPRGFAVKFYTEEGNWDMTGNNTPVFFIRDPLKFSDFIHSQKRDPATGRRSATMQWDFWSLSPESLHQVTWLFGDRGIPASYRHMNGYSSHTFSLWNAKGERFWVKWHFKTQQGIRCFTEEEATRLAGENPDFHRQDLWDAIERGDCPKWTVYVQVMPEKEAETYYLNPFDLTKVWPHKDYPLQEVGVLELNRNPQNYFAEVEQAAFEPANLPPGMGASPDKMLQARLLSYPDAHRYRIGVNYAALPVNKPRCPVHTYHRDGHMRFDGNDGGAPNYQPNSFGGPVDDARYKEPPLKISGDADRYDHRAGNDDYTQAGNLYRLMSREERERLIGNIVAAMTGVPRAIQLRQIVHFFRADPEYGTGVASGLGIRMAEVPGIKAA, encoded by the coding sequence ATGAAAAAACCTGCAGTAATGACCACGGCGGCAGGCGTCCCCATCGCCGACAACCAGAATTCGCTCACCGCCGGGCCGCGCGGCCCGGTGCTGATGGCGGACTACCAGCTGATGGAGAAGATGGCTCACTTCAACCGCGAGCGTGTGCCGGAGCGTGTCGTGCACGCGAAGGGCGCGGGCGCCTACGGCACGTTCACGGTGACCAAGGACATCACGCGCTACACCTGCGCCAAGCTGTTCGAGAAGATCGGCAAGCAAACCGAGGTGTTCGTGCGCTTCTCCACGGTCGCCGGTGAGCTCGGGAGCGCCGACACGGTGCGTGACCCGCGCGGCTTCGCGGTGAAGTTCTATACCGAAGAGGGCAACTGGGACATGACGGGCAACAATACGCCGGTGTTCTTCATTCGCGATCCCCTCAAGTTCTCCGACTTCATCCACAGCCAGAAGCGCGACCCGGCAACCGGCCGCAGGAGCGCCACCATGCAGTGGGACTTCTGGTCGCTCTCCCCCGAGTCGCTGCATCAGGTGACCTGGCTTTTCGGCGACCGGGGCATCCCGGCGAGCTACCGCCACATGAACGGTTATTCAAGCCACACCTTCAGCCTGTGGAACGCGAAAGGCGAGCGCTTCTGGGTGAAATGGCACTTCAAGACCCAGCAGGGCATTCGTTGCTTCACCGAAGAGGAGGCAACCAGACTTGCGGGAGAAAACCCGGACTTCCACCGCCAGGACCTGTGGGACGCGATCGAGCGCGGCGACTGCCCCAAGTGGACGGTCTACGTCCAGGTGATGCCCGAGAAGGAGGCTGAGACGTACTATCTCAACCCCTTCGACCTCACCAAGGTTTGGCCGCACAAGGACTATCCGCTGCAGGAAGTGGGTGTCCTGGAACTCAACCGCAATCCCCAGAATTACTTCGCCGAGGTCGAGCAGGCCGCCTTCGAGCCGGCAAATCTTCCGCCGGGCATGGGCGCCTCGCCCGACAAGATGCTCCAGGCGCGGCTGCTCTCCTATCCTGACGCGCACCGCTACCGCATCGGGGTGAACTATGCGGCGCTGCCAGTCAACAAGCCGCGCTGCCCGGTCCACACCTATCACCGCGACGGGCACATGCGCTTCGACGGCAACGACGGCGGCGCGCCGAACTACCAACCGAATAGCTTCGGCGGCCCGGTGGACGACGCGCGCTACAAGGAGCCGCCGCTCAAGATCTCGGGAGATGCCGATCGCTACGACCACCGTGCCGGCAACGACGATTACACGCAAGCCGGCAATCTCTACCGCCTGATGTCGCGGGAAGAGCGCGAACGGTTGATTGGCAACATCGTCGCCGCGATGACCGGCGTGCCGCGGGCGATCCAGCTTCGCCAGATCGTCCACTTCTTCCGCGCCGATCCGGAGTACGGGACCGGCGTGGCAAGCGGGCTCGGCATCCGAATGGCCGAAGTGCCCGGCATCAAGGCAGCGTAG
- a CDS encoding LysR substrate-binding domain-containing protein encodes MNLRDLKYFVALAETRHFGQAAARTFVSQPTLSGQIKKLEDELGVALFERTTKSVALTPMGEALLPHARRALEEADALVQIARAHRDPLVGPLRVGAIPTLAPYLVPLLLAPLQRRHPGLKLVLTEELTSQLIERLHRHELDAILIATPVDDADLASRPLFDEHFWVALPREHPLRFKDKIGRRDLESLEILLLADGHCLAKQAMEVCRLSVRAEAGGQADLRAASLETLLQLVGAGMGATLVPALAMRDARMRDAGVVTRPLDLSDASRRVSLVWRKSFPRAAAIAALADVVLASLPNTVRRLGASARVSRKERSLNGKN; translated from the coding sequence ATGAACCTGCGGGACCTGAAATACTTCGTGGCGCTTGCCGAGACCCGGCACTTCGGGCAGGCGGCGGCCCGAACCTTCGTCAGCCAGCCGACGCTTTCCGGACAGATCAAGAAGCTCGAGGATGAGCTCGGCGTGGCGCTCTTCGAGCGCACCACGAAATCGGTCGCGCTCACGCCCATGGGGGAAGCGCTTTTGCCCCACGCGCGGCGCGCACTCGAGGAGGCCGATGCGCTGGTCCAGATCGCACGCGCACACCGGGATCCGTTGGTGGGGCCGCTTCGCGTGGGTGCCATTCCGACGCTTGCCCCGTACCTCGTGCCGCTGCTCCTCGCGCCGCTCCAGCGCCGCCATCCGGGCCTGAAGCTGGTGCTCACCGAGGAGCTCACGTCGCAGTTGATCGAGCGTTTGCACCGCCATGAGCTCGACGCGATCCTGATCGCCACGCCCGTCGACGACGCCGATCTCGCTTCCCGCCCCTTGTTCGACGAGCACTTCTGGGTTGCGTTGCCGCGCGAGCACCCGCTCCGCTTCAAGGACAAAATCGGACGGCGCGACCTGGAGTCCCTTGAAATACTGTTGCTCGCCGACGGACACTGCCTGGCCAAGCAGGCGATGGAGGTTTGCCGCCTCTCGGTCCGGGCGGAGGCAGGCGGGCAGGCGGACCTCCGCGCCGCGAGTCTTGAGACGCTGCTTCAGCTCGTCGGCGCAGGCATGGGTGCGACGCTAGTCCCGGCGCTTGCCATGCGGGATGCGCGGATGAGGGATGCGGGAGTCGTGACCCGCCCCCTCGATCTGTCCGACGCTTCCCGGCGCGTCTCCCTCGTCTGGCGCAAGAGTTTTCCCAGGGCGGCTGCCATCGCCGCACTGGCTGATGTCGTTTTGGCGAGCCTGCCGAATACCGTACGGCGGCTCGGCGCTTCAGCGCGCGTTTCGCGCAAGGAGCGATCCCTAAACGGAAAAAACTGA
- a CDS encoding TIGR00645 family protein, protein MIEQRIEHILFATRWLLAPIYLGLSVALIALGIKFFEELLHTLPNVLAMAETDLILTVLALVDIALVGSLIVMVMLSGYENFISRIDVEAAHEKLGWMGKLDAGTLKVKVAASIVAISSIHLLRVFMNLQQIDNSKLLWYVVFHMTFVVSALLLGLIDRLVFAGHPGKARES, encoded by the coding sequence ATGATCGAACAGAGGATCGAACACATCCTATTCGCGACGCGCTGGCTTCTCGCACCCATCTACCTGGGGCTCAGCGTGGCGCTGATCGCGCTCGGCATCAAGTTCTTCGAAGAACTCCTCCACACCCTGCCGAACGTGCTCGCCATGGCGGAGACCGACCTGATCCTTACCGTGCTCGCCCTTGTCGACATCGCTTTGGTCGGCAGCTTGATCGTCATGGTGATGCTCAGTGGTTACGAAAACTTCATCTCGCGCATCGACGTGGAGGCTGCGCACGAGAAGCTCGGATGGATGGGCAAGCTCGACGCCGGAACCCTCAAAGTCAAGGTCGCGGCATCCATCGTCGCAATCTCGTCCATTCATCTCCTACGGGTATTCATGAACCTACAGCAGATCGACAATAGCAAGCTGCTCTGGTACGTCGTGTTCCACATGACGTTCGTCGTCTCCGCGCTTCTGCTTGGCTTGATCGACCGCCTCGTCTTCGCCGGGCACCCAGGCAAAGCACGCGAGTCGTGA
- a CDS encoding DUF1178 family protein: MIVYDLVCALEHRFEGWFPSAEEFASQKARGLLTCPVCGDGHIERLPSAPHVSSDVGDRTASRPQTSEARSQRGPTPAQVLAWLLRNCEDVGDRFPEEARRIYYGEAPERSIRGTANREEAEALVEEGIPVVQLPIPNPSDWH, translated from the coding sequence ATGATCGTTTACGACCTGGTTTGTGCTCTAGAGCATCGGTTCGAGGGTTGGTTTCCCTCTGCCGAGGAATTTGCGTCCCAAAAGGCAAGAGGACTTCTGACGTGCCCAGTTTGTGGAGATGGTCACATCGAGCGCCTTCCGTCTGCCCCCCATGTGAGCAGCGACGTCGGAGACAGGACCGCTTCCCGTCCGCAGACCTCGGAAGCCAGGTCCCAACGCGGTCCGACGCCTGCTCAGGTGCTGGCCTGGCTCCTAAGAAACTGTGAGGATGTGGGCGATCGTTTTCCGGAAGAGGCTCGCCGCATTTATTACGGCGAAGCGCCGGAGCGAAGCATCCGCGGCACTGCCAATCGGGAAGAGGCTGAGGCACTGGTCGAGGAGGGTATTCCCGTCGTGCAGCTACCGATCCCTAACCCGAGCGATTGGCATTGA
- a CDS encoding VC1465 family Xer recombination activation factor, giving the protein MARSRAAVRTRRCWIDPQDFRQTRLAARLTVDQAAALLFVSSRTVRYWEAGRARIPYAAFKLLKVLRGHGLPGEAWAGWTVTQEALWSPAGHRFLPGELEWLSLVFRQAQAFRVVYRKLRRLQRHGASEGHLSPSPTDRREAPPLPRRAGGEEAEAQAEAGGVALRSR; this is encoded by the coding sequence ATGGCACGGTCCAGGGCGGCGGTGAGGACGCGGCGATGCTGGATCGACCCTCAGGACTTTCGTCAAACGCGGCTGGCGGCGCGGCTGACGGTGGACCAGGCGGCGGCGTTGCTCTTTGTCTCTTCCCGCACGGTGCGCTACTGGGAGGCGGGGCGGGCTCGCATTCCCTATGCGGCCTTCAAGCTGCTCAAGGTGCTGCGGGGCCATGGGCTGCCGGGGGAAGCCTGGGCGGGCTGGACGGTGACGCAGGAAGCGTTGTGGTCACCGGCGGGGCATCGCTTCTTGCCGGGGGAATTGGAATGGCTGTCGCTGGTTTTTCGGCAGGCGCAAGCCTTCCGGGTGGTCTACCGCAAGCTGAGGCGTTTGCAGCGGCACGGCGCTTCCGAGGGGCACCTATCCCCTTCCCCTACAGACCGGCGCGAAGCGCCACCACTGCCCCGCCGGGCAGGCGGGGAGGAGGCCGAGGCGCAAGCCGAGGCCGGGGGGGTGGCGCTGCGGTCCCGCTAG
- a CDS encoding ankyrin repeat domain-containing protein → MRFTLKLVVAVLLVRAALSAAAGVYEELIAATQTGNVAKVQSLLERGASVDTVDDLGTSLLGIAARAGHGELVALLLARGAKVDMPNRFGDTPIMLAALNGHIDVVKRLYAKGARVNRSGWNPLIYAATGGHAAIVELLLQLGADVNSASDNGMTALMMAARENHLETVKVLLSHGADSNRRNDAGRTALGIALERGHEKVAELLRAHGAKQ, encoded by the coding sequence ATGAGATTCACGCTGAAGCTTGTTGTCGCCGTGCTCCTGGTGCGCGCCGCGTTGAGCGCGGCGGCCGGCGTCTATGAAGAGCTCATCGCGGCCACCCAGACAGGCAACGTGGCCAAGGTGCAATCCCTGTTGGAGCGGGGGGCTTCCGTCGACACGGTGGACGATCTCGGGACCTCGCTTTTGGGGATCGCAGCCCGGGCAGGCCACGGGGAACTGGTCGCCTTGCTGCTTGCGCGGGGTGCGAAGGTGGACATGCCCAATCGATTCGGCGACACACCCATCATGCTGGCGGCGCTCAACGGCCATATCGACGTGGTCAAGCGTCTTTATGCCAAAGGGGCGAGAGTTAACCGCAGCGGCTGGAATCCCCTGATCTATGCCGCCACTGGAGGCCATGCGGCCATCGTGGAACTGCTTCTCCAGCTGGGGGCGGACGTGAATTCAGCGTCCGACAACGGGATGACAGCGCTGATGATGGCAGCGCGTGAAAATCACCTGGAGACCGTCAAAGTGCTGCTCTCCCATGGGGCCGACTCGAACAGGCGGAACGACGCCGGCCGCACCGCTTTGGGGATTGCCCTGGAAAGAGGACACGAAAAAGTCGCCGAATTGCTCAGAGCCCACGGAGCAAAGCAGTAG
- a CDS encoding TatD family hydrolase yields MFVDSHCHLDFPELYPRIDEVLTRMREKGVGYALCISVNLERFPTVLALATRFPNLYATVGVHPDEQDARTPGVSELVELATHPKVVGIGETGLDYYRLQGDLEWQRERFRTHIRAARKCRKPLVIHTRSAAADTLRIMREEGAEEIGGVMHCFTESWDVAVAALDLNFYISFSGIVTFKNAGALKEVAQRVPLERMLIETDAPYLAPVPHRGKPNEPAYVIHVAEEIARLKGVAVRQIEDATAENFFRLFRVSPPATEQAVGLKPQ; encoded by the coding sequence GTGTTCGTCGACTCCCATTGCCATCTGGACTTCCCCGAGCTTTACCCGCGCATCGATGAGGTGCTGACCCGGATGCGGGAAAAAGGCGTCGGTTATGCCCTGTGTATCAGCGTCAACTTGGAGCGGTTCCCGACCGTCCTGGCGCTCGCGACGCGGTTTCCAAACCTGTACGCGACCGTGGGCGTACACCCGGACGAGCAAGACGCGCGCACCCCTGGCGTTTCCGAGTTGGTGGAGCTGGCGACCCACCCCAAAGTCGTCGGGATCGGCGAAACGGGGCTCGATTACTACCGCCTCCAGGGCGACCTTGAGTGGCAGCGGGAGCGCTTTCGCACCCATATCCGGGCGGCCCGAAAGTGCCGGAAACCCCTGGTGATCCACACGCGCAGCGCTGCGGCGGACACGCTCCGGATCATGAGGGAGGAGGGCGCGGAGGAGATTGGAGGCGTCATGCACTGCTTTACCGAAAGCTGGGACGTGGCTGTGGCGGCCCTGGATCTCAACTTTTACATCTCGTTTTCGGGGATCGTCACGTTTAAAAACGCGGGAGCGCTCAAGGAGGTGGCCCAACGGGTCCCCCTGGAGCGCATGTTGATCGAGACCGACGCCCCCTACCTGGCGCCCGTACCTCATCGCGGCAAGCCCAACGAGCCAGCCTACGTGATCCACGTGGCGGAAGAGATTGCCCGCCTAAAGGGGGTCGCCGTTCGCCAAATCGAAGATGCAACGGCCGAGAACTTCTTTCGCCTGTTTCGCGTCTCGCCCCCGGCGACCGAGCAGGCAGTGGGGTTGAAACCACAATGA
- the holB gene encoding DNA polymerase III subunit delta': MIFHWHESFWRDLLGRLQARLPHALLFKGREGIGKLQLARALARYLLCENRAAEKACGACAGCRWFDLGVHPDYRILEPQAEAAEAAPEGRRTAAPRRAKRHITVEQIRDLEGFLEISAHRQGRKIVLIHPAEALNPSAAGALLKTLEEPPPGALFLLVSHHPRQLPATVLSRCVQVPVPVPAEAEFAAWLGEQGLADPELWLAEAGGAPLRAVLALNGDYRKQRAEVIRVLSAPPAIRPALDAERLEQVDLPQLVEWLYKWVYDLMAWVFMGTVRYNRDAAAEIRCLAPKADPVRAGEMAAALCAAHRSARHPLNARSFIEDLLLAYRGLFD, translated from the coding sequence TTGATCTTTCATTGGCACGAGAGTTTCTGGCGGGATCTCCTTGGCCGGCTGCAGGCGCGCCTGCCCCACGCGCTTCTTTTCAAGGGACGGGAAGGAATCGGTAAGCTGCAGCTCGCCCGAGCGCTGGCGCGCTACCTGCTTTGCGAAAACCGTGCAGCGGAAAAGGCTTGCGGTGCCTGCGCGGGATGCCGCTGGTTCGACCTGGGCGTACATCCCGACTATCGCATACTCGAGCCGCAGGCCGAAGCGGCGGAGGCCGCCCCAGAGGGACGGCGCACGGCAGCCCCCCGGCGGGCCAAGCGGCACATCACGGTCGAGCAGATCCGTGACTTGGAGGGCTTTCTGGAAATTTCCGCCCACCGGCAGGGAAGAAAGATCGTCCTGATCCATCCGGCGGAGGCGCTCAATCCCAGCGCTGCGGGCGCTCTGCTGAAAACACTTGAAGAACCACCGCCAGGCGCCTTGTTTCTGCTTGTTTCTCACCATCCTAGGCAGCTGCCGGCCACTGTCCTCAGCCGTTGCGTTCAGGTTCCCGTTCCTGTTCCCGCGGAGGCAGAATTCGCTGCGTGGCTGGGCGAGCAGGGGCTGGCAGATCCTGAGCTGTGGCTGGCAGAGGCGGGAGGGGCGCCGCTTCGCGCTGTCCTCGCCTTGAACGGGGACTACCGCAAACAGCGGGCCGAGGTGATTCGAGTGCTCTCGGCGCCGCCTGCGATCCGACCAGCGCTCGATGCGGAGCGCTTGGAGCAGGTGGATCTGCCTCAGCTTGTGGAATGGCTTTACAAGTGGGTCTATGACCTGATGGCATGGGTGTTCATGGGCACCGTCCGCTATAATCGAGACGCCGCAGCCGAAATCCGGTGCCTAGCGCCCAAGGCCGATCCGGTCCGGGCGGGCGAGATGGCTGCAGCCCTCTGCGCCGCCCACCGGTCTGCTCGGCACCCCCTGAATGCGCGGTCCTTTATCGAGGACCTTTTGCTTGCTTACCGCGGGCTCTTCGACTGA
- the tmk gene encoding dTMP kinase, with the protein MGRGRFITLEGIDGTGKSTHMDWIRRFLEHRGVSVVVTREPGGTALGEALREVILRQSMHPETETLLIFAARCEHLTRVIRPALEAGRWVVSDRFTDATFAYQSGGRGVAEEKVAALEAWVHPDLQPDLTLLFDTSEAVARGRLGANHRELDRFEQEPEAFFGQVRVGYLTRARRFPERIRVIDASRSVEEIQKELEVILLSILKN; encoded by the coding sequence ATGGGGCGGGGACGGTTCATCACGCTGGAGGGCATCGACGGGACGGGGAAGAGCACCCACATGGATTGGATCCGGCGTTTTCTCGAGCATCGCGGTGTGTCGGTGGTCGTGACCCGCGAGCCCGGGGGAACGGCGCTCGGAGAAGCGCTGCGGGAAGTGATTCTGCGCCAAAGCATGCACCCGGAAACCGAAACGCTGCTGATTTTTGCCGCTCGATGTGAGCATCTCACGCGAGTCATCCGCCCAGCCCTGGAAGCAGGCCGGTGGGTGGTTTCCGACCGTTTCACCGATGCCACCTTCGCTTATCAGAGCGGGGGAAGGGGAGTGGCCGAGGAGAAGGTGGCAGCGTTGGAAGCGTGGGTGCACCCGGATCTTCAACCGGATCTCACCCTGCTCTTCGACACCTCGGAAGCGGTGGCCCGGGGGCGGCTGGGCGCAAACCACCGGGAACTCGACCGGTTCGAACAGGAACCGGAGGCCTTTTTCGGCCAAGTCCGGGTCGGGTACTTGACAAGAGCTCGGCGCTTTCCTGAGCGCATCCGGGTCATCGATGCCTCGCGGAGCGTCGAGGAAATTCAGAAAGAGCTTGAGGTGATTCTTTTAAGTATTCTAAAAAATTGA
- the mltG gene encoding endolytic transglycosylase MltG, with translation MPVRKRAGRLSAWLLLGALLIFCVVAGWKGVRLFLPAELPRSPHEFEVRAGASLRSIASEMEAEGLVPDAWSFVMLARLLGKAGAIKAGSYEFTSPISPWELLQRVTRGDVALAEITIIEGWSFRQLRKALNEHPALRHETTGRSDAEILAAVGATEASPEGLFFPDTYYFSKGTSDVQVLKRAYRTMQRHLEQVWASRAPDLPLASPYEALILASIIEKETGVEADRPLVAGVFHNRLRLGMRLQSDPTVIYGMGEAFDGNLRKKDLTTDQAYNTYTRSGLPPTPIALPGLASLRAAVQPADTQALYFVSRGDGTSEFSETLAEHNRAVMKYQKR, from the coding sequence TTGCCGGTGCGTAAGCGTGCCGGGCGGCTGAGCGCGTGGCTGCTCCTGGGGGCGCTGCTTATTTTCTGCGTTGTGGCAGGATGGAAGGGGGTACGTCTCTTTCTGCCAGCCGAGCTCCCCCGGTCGCCCCACGAGTTCGAGGTGCGCGCCGGCGCAAGCCTGCGCAGCATTGCGAGTGAAATGGAGGCCGAGGGGCTCGTGCCCGACGCCTGGAGCTTCGTCATGCTGGCTCGGCTGCTGGGCAAGGCAGGCGCCATTAAGGCCGGCAGCTATGAGTTCACCTCTCCCATCTCTCCCTGGGAGCTGCTCCAGCGCGTGACGCGGGGTGATGTGGCCCTGGCAGAGATCACCATTATCGAAGGATGGAGTTTCAGGCAGCTCAGAAAAGCACTGAACGAGCATCCCGCGCTTCGCCATGAGACGACCGGCCGCTCCGACGCGGAGATCCTGGCGGCAGTCGGGGCCACGGAAGCGTCCCCCGAGGGACTGTTCTTTCCCGATACCTATTACTTCTCCAAAGGCACGAGCGACGTGCAAGTGCTCAAGCGGGCGTATCGCACCATGCAGCGGCACCTGGAGCAGGTGTGGGCGTCCAGGGCGCCGGATCTGCCCCTCGCAAGCCCCTACGAGGCCCTCATCCTTGCTTCCATCATCGAGAAGGAAACAGGGGTAGAAGCCGACCGCCCCCTGGTGGCAGGGGTTTTCCATAACCGACTGCGGCTGGGCATGCGGCTCCAGAGCGATCCCACGGTGATCTACGGCATGGGCGAGGCCTTCGACGGAAACCTGCGCAAGAAAGACCTGACGACCGACCAAGCGTACAACACTTACACGCGGTCAGGGCTTCCCCCTACGCCGATCGCGCTGCCCGGGCTCGCATCGCTGCGCGCGGCAGTCCAGCCGGCCGATACCCAGGCGCTCTATTTCGTCTCCCGGGGGGATGGAACGTCGGAGTTTTCAGAGACGCTTGCCGAGCACAACCGCGCGGTGATGAAGTACCAGAAACGATGA
- the pabC gene encoding aminodeoxychorismate lyase, translating to MQGLSLVNGLEAAGIDPFDRGVAYGDGVFRTFRLQAGVPLEWPLHYRRLARDCAALGIECPAESVLRQELQRAADRCPDGVGKIVLTRGPGVRGYAPHQAGPPTRIVSAVPAPAYPASYAVDGVRIRVCELRLSWQPRLAGIKHLNRLENVLARGEWQDTAVAEGLLLDFADRVIEGTMSNLFLVVRGRLVTPDLSRCGVDGVQRERVIAFARSAGIELEVRDVTLPEVMAADECFLVNSVIRLWPVAKLEDRSWRPGPLTRRIQAEVFAGA from the coding sequence ATGCAAGGGTTGAGCCTGGTGAATGGCCTTGAAGCTGCAGGCATTGATCCGTTCGACCGGGGTGTGGCCTACGGCGATGGCGTATTCCGCACGTTCCGCCTCCAGGCCGGCGTTCCCCTTGAATGGCCTCTGCACTATCGGCGCCTGGCGCGTGATTGCGCTGCCTTAGGAATCGAGTGCCCGGCGGAGAGCGTACTGCGGCAAGAGCTTCAGCGGGCGGCCGACCGATGCCCGGATGGGGTCGGCAAGATCGTGCTCACCCGAGGACCCGGGGTGCGGGGCTACGCGCCCCATCAAGCAGGTCCCCCTACACGTATCGTCAGCGCTGTTCCCGCGCCAGCCTATCCCGCCTCCTACGCAGTCGATGGCGTGCGGATACGCGTATGCGAACTGCGCCTCTCCTGGCAGCCCCGCCTCGCCGGCATCAAGCATCTCAACCGCCTGGAAAACGTCCTGGCCCGGGGCGAGTGGCAGGACACGGCGGTTGCGGAAGGGCTCCTGCTCGATTTCGCGGACCGGGTCATCGAGGGCACGATGAGCAACCTGTTTCTCGTCGTTCGCGGGCGCCTGGTCACCCCCGACCTGAGCCGCTGCGGGGTCGATGGGGTGCAGCGGGAGCGGGTCATCGCCTTTGCCCGCTCCGCCGGCATTGAGCTCGAGGTGCGAGACGTGACCCTGCCCGAGGTGATGGCGGCAGACGAATGTTTCCTGGTCAACAGCGTGATCCGGCTATGGCCTGTGGCAAAGCTGGAGGACCGTTCATGGCGGCCCGGACCGCTCACGCGGCGCATCCAGGCGGAGGTCTTTGCCGGTGCGTAA